The following proteins are co-located in the Candidatus Phytoplasma asteris genome:
- the rpmF gene encoding 50S ribosomal protein L32, whose amino-acid sequence MAVPFRRTGKTAKRKRRTHYKLSNPALVLCKETNTFTLSHRVTKNSGYYKGKLILENKPSKSQKTTDN is encoded by the coding sequence ATGGCTGTTCCTTTTAGACGCACCGGAAAAACGGCAAAAAGAAAAAGACGTACTCATTATAAGTTAAGCAATCCTGCTTTAGTACTTTGCAAAGAAACTAATACTTTTACTTTGTCTCACAGAGTTACTAAAAATAGTGGTTATTACAAAGGAAAACTTATTTTGGAAAACAAACCTTCTAAATCTCAAAAAACAACTGACAATTAA
- the rplW gene encoding 50S ribosomal protein L23, whose protein sequence is MNKYYDLVKAPIITELTNKLIERQNKYTFKVAKTANKVEIKKALESIFQVKVLSVNTRNVLPQFKRKGKFEGYTSGYKKAICKVAPGQKIEILANE, encoded by the coding sequence ATGAATAAATACTATGATTTAGTTAAAGCACCAATCATTACTGAATTAACTAATAAATTGATCGAAAGACAAAATAAATACACTTTTAAAGTTGCCAAAACAGCTAATAAAGTAGAAATTAAAAAAGCTTTAGAAAGCATTTTTCAAGTAAAAGTTTTATCAGTTAACACTCGCAACGTTTTACCACAATTCAAAAGAAAAGGTAAATTCGAAGGCTATACTTCGGGTTATAAAAAAGCTATTTGTAAAGTAGCTCCGGGACAAAAAATCGAAATCCTTGCTAACGAATAA
- the rpsJ gene encoding 30S ribosomal protein S10: MNKKEKEIIKIILRAYDHHLIDQAAKKIIDIVTKTGANIEGPIPLPTRKELFTVLRSPFVNKDSREQFERRTHKRLIQIINPNKKTIESLMHISLPPAIDILLKKNQ; encoded by the coding sequence GTGAACAAAAAAGAAAAAGAAATTATCAAAATAATTCTAAGAGCCTACGACCATCATTTAATTGATCAAGCAGCTAAAAAAATTATTGATATTGTCACTAAAACAGGAGCAAATATTGAAGGTCCAATACCTCTTCCTACCAGAAAAGAATTATTTACTGTTTTGCGTTCCCCTTTCGTTAACAAAGATTCAAGAGAACAATTTGAACGACGCACTCACAAACGTTTAATTCAAATTATCAATCCTAATAAAAAAACAATTGAATCTTTAATGCACATTAGTTTGCCACCTGCAATTGATATTTTGTTAAAAAAAAACCAATAG
- the rplC gene encoding 50S ribosomal protein L3, which yields MAQGILGKKIGMTQVFNEQGELVPVTIVDVAPNVVLQQKNVDQDGYQATQIGFCDKREKNTSKPMLGNFKKATTAPKRFIKEINFSSDVNSNLANLAVGALITNDLFQVGDLVDVTGTSKGKGFAGSIKRHNQSRGPESHGSRYHRRPGSMGPIKGKLKGKKLPGHMGHETVTIQNLAILSVDTEKNLFLIKGNVPGPNKGFVIIKSAVKKLTKEQTHAKN from the coding sequence ATGGCTCAAGGAATCTTAGGTAAAAAAATAGGAATGACTCAAGTTTTTAACGAACAAGGAGAATTAGTTCCAGTAACAATAGTAGATGTTGCACCTAACGTTGTTTTACAACAAAAAAACGTTGACCAAGACGGCTATCAAGCTACTCAAATAGGTTTTTGCGACAAAAGAGAAAAAAACACTTCTAAACCTATGTTAGGAAATTTTAAAAAAGCAACTACTGCCCCTAAGCGCTTCATTAAAGAAATTAATTTTAGTTCGGATGTCAATTCAAACCTAGCTAATTTAGCAGTAGGCGCCCTAATCACAAACGATTTATTTCAAGTAGGTGATTTAGTTGATGTAACAGGAACTTCCAAAGGTAAAGGTTTTGCTGGTTCTATTAAGAGACACAATCAAAGCAGAGGTCCTGAAAGTCACGGGTCTCGTTATCACCGTCGTCCAGGTTCAATGGGCCCTATTAAAGGTAAATTAAAAGGTAAAAAACTACCAGGACACATGGGACACGAAACTGTTACTATCCAAAATTTAGCTATTCTTTCGGTTGATACTGAAAAAAACTTATTCTTAATAAAAGGCAATGTCCCAGGACCTAATAAAGGTTTTGTAATTATCAAATCTGCTGTAAAAAAATTGACAAAGGAGCAAACGCATGCCAAAAATTAA
- the rplD gene encoding 50S ribosomal protein L4, which yields MPKINILNQQGDFVSEKVLATTVFDIKPNQQVLYDVVNAQRAAMRQGTHATKTRALVAGGGKKPWRQKGTGRARHGSIRSPLWRGGGVTFGPSPRDYSVKVNQKVRSLALKSALSLQAKNNQLVVVDNINLATHKTKDFQQMLQKLNITSKSLIVVTQMTEQLALASRNLSYITLAPASHASVYQILNCKQLVLTAAAVNYFEEVLK from the coding sequence ATGCCAAAAATTAATATTCTTAATCAACAAGGCGACTTCGTTTCTGAAAAGGTTTTAGCAACTACTGTTTTTGACATTAAACCTAATCAACAAGTTTTATACGACGTTGTAAATGCTCAAAGAGCTGCAATGCGTCAAGGCACACATGCTACCAAAACTCGCGCTTTAGTTGCTGGTGGAGGTAAAAAACCATGGAGACAAAAAGGAACTGGTCGTGCTCGTCATGGCTCTATTCGTTCTCCTTTATGGCGTGGTGGTGGAGTTACTTTTGGACCGTCCCCAAGAGATTATTCTGTTAAAGTAAACCAAAAAGTACGTAGTCTGGCTCTAAAATCAGCTTTATCACTCCAAGCTAAAAATAATCAATTAGTAGTTGTAGACAACATTAATTTAGCAACTCATAAAACTAAAGATTTCCAACAAATGTTACAAAAATTAAACATCACTTCCAAATCCTTAATTGTAGTTACTCAAATGACAGAACAATTAGCTTTGGCTTCTCGCAATCTATCTTATATTACTTTAGCTCCAGCTTCTCATGCAAGTGTTTATCAAATCCTTAATTGCAAACAATTAGTCCTAACTGCTGCTGCTGTTAACTATTTTGAAGAGGTTTTAAAATAA